DNA sequence from the Eubacterium sp. 1001713B170207_170306_E7 genome:
ATGATCAGGTGGTGATCAGTGCGCTGGAGAACTCAAAGGTAAAAGATATTTACCATAACGGTCAAAAAATTGATCCTCAAAACAGCATATTGACAGTGGAAGAAGGCGATGAGCTTTTCCTGGGAGGCATAAAGCTGATTGTTTTTCCTGATCAACTGGTCATCATTGGCAATCACGAAAAAATTACCACCAGTCTGCTCGAAGTGGCTGACCGCAAGACCCCCTTTGAAGGATTCCCGGTTTATAAGCGTTCGCCACGGATTATCAAGCGCATTCCAACAGACAGAATTGAAATCAGCAAACCGCCGCAGAAATCTAATATGAAAAAGGGAAGCCTGGTGCAGGCCATTCTGCCTTCGCTGGTGATGCTCTGCGTAACCATTGCGATCAGTATCCTCATGAAAAGAGGTCTTTTTATACTCATGTCTGTAGCGGGCATGGCGATGACCATGATTTTTTCAACGACAAAGTTCATCAATGACCGTAAAGAGCAAAAGGAGATCAATGCGAAGCGCGAGCAGATGTACGGCGCTTACCTGCTGCGAAAACGGCGGGAAATCTATGAGCAGTATATCGAAGAGTGTGAAGCCTACCGCTATAATTATCCGGAAATTGAAGAAATCGAAGCCATGGTCAACGGTTGCAGCGACAGAATATATGAACGCAGTGCCAATGACGACGACTTTTTACGGGTAAGCGTCGGGAAAGTGGTGGACAGTGTCAGCTTTGATGTGAAGATCGCCTACAATGAATTATCCATGGATGACGATGCGCTTGAAAAAGAAGCAAACGACATTAAAAAAGAATTTTCAACCATTGAGAACAAGCCGGTACTGGTAGATCTGAAAAGGGACCACCTCGGACTGGTAGGCGAGAAAGATGTTGTTCATGAGCAGCTGAAGCTACTGGTGGCGCAGATGACTTTTGAGCAGAGCTACCACGATTTGGAAATTATCACGGTTTATGATGAAAAATACGAGGAGGATTTTGCGTGGATGCGCTGGTATCCCCATCTGCGGCTGAGAGAAATCAACGTTGTGGGAAACATCAACACCGAGCGGAAAAGAGACCAGGTGCTGGGCAGTATCCATCAGATTATTAAAGAGCGGAAGCAGCGTGTGGATGAAAGCAAAAAATCCCATCGTTTTCTGCCGCACTTTCTGTTTATCATCGACGAGCCTAAGCTTATCATTGACCACTCCGTTATGGAATATTTAGACAAAGAAGGGGACGCCCTGGGCTTTTCAATTATCTATACCACCCATCTGAGGGCCAACCTGCCAGAAAATATCGGAACCATTGTGCTGCTGGAAAACTCCGAGCAGGGCGTGCTTCTGCTTGATGAAAAAGAAATCGCAGAAAAGCGTTTCCGCCTCAATCATGCGGCCCACGTTGATTTTGAAAAAATGGCACGAAATCTGTCTGTGTTGGAACATAAACAGGGAATTGTATCGCAGATACCTGAAAGCATCACCTTTTTTGAAATGTACAAGGTGTCAAAACCCGCAGAATTAAACATCGAAAAACGCTGGGCGGCCAACCAGTCCCACAAATCACTGGCTGTGCCTTTAGGGGTGAGGGCAGAGGAGGATTATGTCCGGCTGAATCTGCATGAAAAAGCTCATGGCCCGCACGGATTGGTCGCAGGGACTACCGGCTCCGGAAAGTCTGAAATTATACAATCCTATATTTTATCGCTGGCAGTGAATTTTCACCCTTATGAGGTTGGTTTTCTGCTCATCGACTATAAGGGCGGCGGAATGGCCGGCCTGTTCGAAAATCTGCCCCATCTGCTCGGCACCATTACCAATCTTGACGGCGCTGAGAGCATGCGTGCCATGGCCTCCATAAAGAGCGAGCTGGCCAGGCGTCAGCGCTATTTTCAGAAATACGGCGTCAACCATATTAACGCCTACAATATTCTGTTTAAAAACGGCGAGGCGGAAGAACCGATGCCGCACCTGTTTTTAATATCGGATGAGTTCGCGGAGTTAAAAAAAGAACAGCCTGAATTTATGAGCGAGCTTGTCAGCGCAGCGCGCATTGGCCGAAGCCTGGGCGTACACCTTATTCTGGCAACCCAAAAGCCAACCGGTGTGGTGGATGACCAGATATGGACCAACTCAAAATTCAAGCTGGCGTTAAAAGTGCAGAATGAAAGCGACAGTAAGGAAATCATTAAAACTCCGGATGCTGCCAGCATCACCCAGCCAGGGAGAGCCTATCTCCAGGTTGGCAACAATGAAATCTACGAGCTCTTCCAATCCGCGTGGAGCGGCGCCGCCTATAAAGAGGACGCGCAGGAGGAAGTGGTGGACGACCGTGTTTATGTCATCAATGACCTGGGACAGGGTGAGCTTGTCAATGAAGACCTGAGCGGTGACAGCGAGGAAATGCAGCTTCAGGAAACGCAGCTGGACGCAACCATTAATTACATCCACAGCATATTTGAAAGAGAAGGCTCACGGCAGGTTAAGCGGCCATGGCTGCCGCCACTAAAAGAACAGATCCTTACGCCTGCTTTAATCCAGAATGGCGAAGTCGCAGAAGAGATCACCCAAAAAGACACCTCAGAGCTTGATCTTAAAATTCCCCTTGGCCTCATGGATATTCCTGAAGAGCAGGACCAGCGCGAATATTGTATCGATCTTCAGAAAGACGGAAACTTCCTGTATATGGCCTCCTCTGGCTATGGGAAATCAGTTCTTCTGACAACCGCTGTTTTAAGTCTGGCACTTGTGAACCGTGTGTCCAATCTTAATTTCTACATCCTGGATTTTGGCAACAGCGCGCTCATTCCATTAAATGGACTGCCCCACACAGCAGACTACATCACCGTCGACGCACAGGAGCGTTTTAACAAATTTATCAATGTGATCAACGATGAAATTGCAGAGCGTAAAAAGCTGCTGGCCGACCTTGCAGTGCAGAACTTTTATGTTTACAACCAGGTCAGCGAAACACCTTTAAAAGCCATTGTCATTGCCATTGACAATTTTGATGTCATCAAGGAATTCGGCTTTGAGATTGAAGACTTTTTCTCAAAGATCAGCCGGGACGGCGCGGGCCTCGGCATTTACGTTATGGGCACCACCACCCGCAGCAACGGCGTAAAATACGCGACGTTGAACAATTTTAAGATTAAAATTGCAGGCTACACCTTTGAAGACCAGGAAAGCAATAACTTCATTGGCAGAAGCCAGCACAAGCCGTCCGAAATCAAGGGCAGGGTACTTGTAAAAGAAGACAGCCAGATCAATTTTATGCAGTGCTATGTCATGGCGCGCTTCAGCAGCGATGTCGAGTATACCAATGGCGTGAAGGCCCTTGTCAGTGAAATTAACCGGCTGTACCCAGACGAGCGTGCACCACGGATACCGGTGCTGCCCGAAGTCTTTGTCTCCACCATGATGGGCGATTACGCGGGAACCCCAAATCAGATCATGCTGGGGCTGGACAAAGAAAAGGTCGAGCTCATGGGCTTCGACCGGACCAGCAGCCCTTTTACCATTGTGGGCGAAGCGGCCAAAGGAAAAACCAATGCGCTTAAGATCATCATGAACCAGATAAAAGATCAGGGCGATATTTTCCTGTTCGATTCCAAATCAATGGAGCTGTACAGCTATAAGCCTAAAAATAATATCACCTATATGGATAATCCAGAAGAGCTGCCCCAGTTTATCGAAACCTTTAGCGCAGTCATCCAGGCACGGTCAGAAGCCTTTAGAAAAGCCATGGCGGAAAATACCACCCTCAAGCCAAAAGAAATATACGCGGCCATGGCGCCCTGCTACCTTGTCATTGACGACGTTGACGACTTTATCGATTTTACCAAAAGTAATACAGCTACAGTGGCTCAGCTGCTTAAAAATGCGGCCGGCGCAGGGGTCTCAGTCATTATGACCTGCCACAGCGGAAAGATGAAAGGCTTTGATGAAATTACAAAATATGTCAAGAGCTCAGTGGACGGCCTTGTGCTTGGCAACCAGGGCACCGTTAACATCTTTCCATTCGCCTCCCTTAAGGAGATACCAGAATTTAAAGACGGCTGCCTGTTCCGGGGAGGCGTGTACCGCCGCCTGAGAATACCGCGCTACACCGAATAAGACAGGGCGGCCAGGAGAAAGAAGGAATCAAAATGGCCAATAACATCGAAAGCAATCTGCGGCAGGCATCCGGAAATGCCCAGCGTCTGGCTGGAAGCGCCCAGACCCTGCAGCAGCAGACCATCACAGTGGACAGCCAGTCCACCATCACCGCCAAAGATAAATCAAAGGTGGCCTTTGAGAGCGCACAGGCGCAGAAAAGCAGCTACCAGAGTGTATTGACAGCCGATGCCAGCCATGTCGAAAGTCTTGGCGCCGCCTTCGAGGGGCTGGACCAGGCATTGTCCGGCATCCAGCTGGGCGGGCAGGCATAACACCGTAAAAACAGAGCGCGCAGAACAGGAGGAAATATCATGGGATTAGCACTCTATCCGGGAAGCATCAAAAGTCATGCAGAAAGCGCCGTCAACCTTTTGTCACAGGATAATGAAAGCCTGGGCAGCGCGCTGGAAGCCATCGCTCAGTTCAGCGGTGACGAAAGCTTAAAAGGCGCGGCGTGGGACAGCGTAAAGGCGCAGCTGAACAGCCACACAGCAGTAGTGCAGGGGCTTATCTGCGCCAACGAAATCCTCATACAGGAGCATACAACCCTTATTGGAGCAGTGGGGGACGAAGACCTGGTCGAGGATGAGCTGCGAAATAAAATTGAAAGCCTGCAGGCAGTCAATACAAATCTGCAGAACTGCGTAACCCATCTAAACAGCTGTCTGAACGATAAAGTTCTGGGTTTAAACTACGCCGGCGCCTATATGACCAGTATTTCCCTTTACCAGAACAGCATACAGTTAAATATCAGCCAGATACAGGAGCTGGAAGAAAAGCTTCAAAAGCTCTACGACATCGAAAACCAGACCAGCAGTCTGTTTGACAGTGCCGAGCCCCTGTACAGCGCCGCGGCAAGTGGTGTCTCAGCCATCAAAAGCGCGTGGAACCCGGCCACGGGCCAGTTCAGCACTGCTGGTATCGACATGAGCTGGATGGACGTCATTCAGGATTTCTGGATGAACGCCCAGGGCTGCGTGGTGGAAGGCGATGAAGCCATGATGCAGGAGCTTATGGAAGCCCTGTGGGGCGAAAAGATCGGCCTCGCGGCCTATCCCTTCGACCGGCACAAGAGCATCACCCTGCTGAAAGACGGCGTCCGTTTCAAAATGCAGAAAATTGGTAATCATTACCGCCTGCAGCTCACCGGGCCCATTGTAGAAAACCTGTCCAGAGCCGAGCTCACCGACTACCTTAAGAAAAATATCCTTGATGTGGACTGGAAAAAATACGACATAAAAGAATTTACGCGAAACGGTCTGAAAACAAACTCAAAATATTTTGATATTCTGGGAGAAGAAGAATTGTTCTTGGGTGAAAAAGGAAAGGTGGTGCGCAGCAGCGATTTTAAAGATTATTATAAAACTATAAAAGACCTACAAAACAAGGGTGGCAATCTCAGTAAAGGGAAAATCAGCCTGGAATACGGCAAACAGCAGTTTAAAGAAAGCCTGAACTACAAAAAAATGCTTGATCCGTCAGAGTTTAAAAAGCTGGACGGACTGGAAAAGGTTGGAAAAGGCATCGGCATTGCCGGCGATCTGCTGACCGTTGGGGCGAACGCCAGCGAGCATCTCTTCACCGACGGCGCCTTTACCCCCACCGCGGACGGCATTCAGGATACCATCACCGATTCCGCCGTTGACCTGGTGTCCAGCGCCGGAGCCACAGCGGCCGGCATGGCCATCGGCACCTTCCTTTTTCCAGGGGCGGGCACAGCTGTGGGCGCGGCCATCGGCATGGTCATCGACCTGAGCATTAATCTGGACATTGCCGACGTCGATAACGACGGTGAAAAGGACAGCCTGGTGGATATGGCCAAAATCGGCATCGACAATGTCTGCGATGCAATCGGAAGTTTGTTTTCATAGCAGGTAAAATGATGGAAAATATTAAAGCATTAAAAAGAAGCGAAAGGCGTCTGGGATATGGTGCTCAAAAAATATTTTGGTGGGCAGTTGAATGTTATTTGGGATGGATGATCTTAAAAGGGAGCAGAAAAATGTTATGGATCAGCCTGCCTGCTGGAAGAGTAGAAGAAGCTTTAAAGATACTGGGAATACTGGCAGGCTTTATATTTGTCTTTATCCTGGTTGGCCGCTATATCCAAAACAACATCTGGGACGCGTACCTGTGCGTGCCCCGGCTTGGGCAGTACCTCAGCCGGAAGGAGATACAGCAGCTCCTCGAGCAAGAGACCTTTGTGAAGGTGGAAGACTTCAGAGACGTCACCCTGCAGAATAAAGTCTTCGAGAGCGAGCACTGGCTGAAAATAAAGGACCGGTATATCGCCAAAAATCTGGTGATCGCCTTTTGGACTTGGGCCGACGGACCCAGCCCCAATGGCTATTTTACCCCGTATTTTATGTATATGACCGGAGACACTTTTAATGTATCAGTCGTTGACGGTGAGGAACTGGAACGGGATTTTTTAAACCGTTCTTTGAACGTGCCAAACTTTTATTGTAATGGGAAGGATAAAAAAATATACCGACAAGGGTATGAGGCCTATATCTTGGAGCACCCCAAAGCGGCAGTGGAAAACAAACAGTGTATCCTGGAGCCCAGCGAGCTGAGAACCACCATCATCAAAGAAATTTTGACAGCACCTGGAAATTTGATTCATAATCGGCGGTATTTCCTGCCGCCTAAAGAAAAGCGCAAACGGGCGCACATTAAAATGGAGCGCAACCAGAAGCGCAGAGACGCGCGGCGGAAATGATTATTGAAGGAGATTAAGATGGCAACCAGTCAGGAAGATCAGATAAAGGACTGCGTCGCGGCAGTTCAGACCCTGGAGGACAGCAGTCAGGAGCTTGAGTTTCAAGAAAGAATGGCCAGCCGTATTTTTGATGAGATGCTTTTTTATTACAAAAAGGACAGTGCTTTCTGTAAGGTGGTCTCACAGCTTCAACAGAGCCTGTGCGAAGCCCAGGCCTACAGAAATACACAGCAGGCAGAACAGCGGGAGGAAATAGAAAAGACGCTGTTTAAGCTAAAAAAAGAATACCGCACAAGGGAGGAAAGGCATGGACATTAAGGAGAAAACCATCCAGCTTTATAATGTGGTTTGCTTTAGAGATACAGTGAGTGAAGTCAATATCCGCCAGTATTTTAGGGCGCTTGAGACAATTTTGCTGGAGGAAGGCGTTTACGCCACAGGACCCAAAATTATATGGCGAAGCGTTCACGATCATCAGGCATCGCTAGAGCTGCTGCTGCCTGTCTCAGCAAAAATGGATTTCAGAGAGGATTCAAGGCTGAGCTTTGAAGATAAAATCGCCTATCACCATTGCCTGTATAAAAGGGTGCTCATGGAGGAGAACGCGGTTTCAAAGGCGGTAGCAGAGCTGGAGAAGGAAGCGGAGAACCGAGCGCTGACGATCTGCCCGGAAGGCTGCTACCAGATGATTTTTCCGATTCCGGACGGCCATGTGGTAGATGTTTACGCACCGGTGACAGGAGAAAAAAATGATTCACTATAATGACCATATCTATTATAAGGATGTCTACTCAGGAACATATACTTTTGCGGCCAGTGAAATCGGCAGCTGTATCCGGGAGTTTTGGAACACCGCGCTAAGCGAGGGACTGCGGCCCAGCGGCCATTTTTTCTTTTCCATGTATTGGCTTGGAAACAATAATGACATGCAGGCAGAGTTTTTTATCACGGCCAAATGTGATGGAATATACAAAGGCGATTTAAAGTACCAGAGTGTCTTCGTGATTGAGAATATGATCTCAACAGTGGTTTTTGACCATTTTGAAACCAATGTCAATAAAGCCTATAAAAATTTGATTGCTGAGGCAGAAGTAAAAAAACAACAAATTGTTTCTCCTTTTTACCATATCGTGTGCCGCCATGAAAAAGGGGCGTGCTGCATCATAAAAATGGCGGTAGATGATGAAGTAAAAGGAAAATTTGGAGGTTTTACCCAATGAAATCAAAAGAAAAAGAAAGAGAAGAAATGCTGAATACGATGCTGGAACCCGGTGAGAGCTACCAGCTTAAAATCTGGGGGAACTTTACTCTGACTACCTCTGGCGTGCTGCTGTTAGGAGGTGGGTCCGCTGCTGCGGGAGCGATGAGCAACAAGCCCTTTTACCTTGGAGTGACACAGAAGAACATGCATTTTGCGATGCTTGACCCCTTTCAGACCAGTATTGTGAATGATTATGTGACCATTGGGTTTGACACCATTACCCGCGTGAAAATAAAAAAAGGCTTTACGCCCGGAAGAAGAATCATTTTTCTGTATTTTGGCAAAAAAAAGATGCGTATGGCGTTGATGAGCCACAGTATGGGGACAGATTTGCAGGGGCAGAAGGAAGGTGTTCAGCGGCTTTGTGAGCTGTTGGAGAAATATCAGTAGTAAAATTCGGATCAGTCGTGTGATGCGTAATGAGGTGAACGATGAAAGAAAAAGTAAATGATTTAAAAATAATGCTGAACGAGCAGAAGTATGAAAATGGAAAAATTTACATGACCCTTGGCGTCGGTTTTGGTTTCTGTACAAAGTGGCTGAAGCTGGAGGATCAGGAGGAACCCGTGCGGATGAACCAGGCCTGTGGCAATCTTTTTCTAAGCTACATCCGTATTTTAATGCAGCGGCAAGGGCTGGCTGTAAAGAGCAGCGCTTTCCGCAATGCCATTGCCATGACCCTTGAGACAGAGGAGCAAAAGTTTAGCAAAAGCAGCGAAGCTTTTTTAAAAAGTATCTATGGTCTGGAAATCGATACGGATATTTTCAGGCAGGCTAAAGAGACCATGACGGCGCAGTTTGCTAAAAACTGTGAAGACAGTCAGTTTTTGGCCAGATACCGGATGATGGAAGCCACCGACTGGCAAAAGAGCTTTAACCTGCTGGAACTGGCCCAGGCGGTTGAAAGTGTGGAGGAAACAGATTTCAGATTCTTTTATGATACCTGTGTCACTTTAAAAAACAGCTGCCTTTTTATCAATGGAGAGGTATCCGTTTTAAGGGATGGCGTTTTGATCAAGGCCATTGAAAAAATCAAAAAAACCGGGGAGCTCATTTATCCGGTGGTACCTGAAAAAAATATTTATTTAAAGGACGATAGTCACACCTTTCAGACAGGCAGCCAAAACCTCGAGCTTGGCTGTATCCGGTTTGATTTTTTAAATCCAGAGGTAAGCGTTCCGCTGAAGCGCGCGCTGCTGTCCATCATCGGAGAGATTATGTTTGGCGGACAGGGAGAAATCAACAGCGATTATTTTGACAGCAGCATTCTTTATTTTAACAGCCCCTTAAAGGCCTATAAAAATGAGGTGTACGCAGTGTTGACCGAGGCTGCGGTCGAGAAAGCAAGCGAGCGTATTCTGGCCAGATATACAGAACTGCTGGAAAAGAAACCAGCCGAGTTTGGCGCCCTGATGGCCAGTCAGTATTTTGATCAGGGAGACCTGCTGCTCTTTCTCAAGCTGATCGCGTACAATGGCTGCACTGTGTTTCAAAATTTATTCCAAAAAGCCGATCTCAAAATTTCAGAAAATCAGCTTATTGTCGTAGGAGGTCAGAAAAATGAATGAAAACGCCAATATTATAATTAAACCGACAGAACTGCAGACAGAAATTGACCGCTATAAAAGCGCCAATGACACTATCAAAGGCCTGAAGTATGACGTATCCATATCCAATACCGTTTTGACCAGTATTGATAAGGTGCTGGAATGCGTTACCGAAATGAACGAGATCCTGACAAAGTTTTCAGTCCTGTCTGATGACGATATACACAATCTGGAAATGCTTCAGGCAAAATGGATGCAGCTGGATACCGCATTTGCGGGCAAAACCATTGGCGACCGTGTGATGGATGTGATCGCGCCGTCGTCAAACTGAGGCTGGAGGAGAACAAATGTCAAGATTAATTAACGAAGAAATCGCAACGATGGAAGAAACCATTAAAACCTACAAGACAACGGTTCAGGAGGCCTGCTATGAGCAGTTTAAAAATGCCTTTACCCTGACCCAAAGCAACAACTTCAGGGGGGCAGCGGCCGATTCCTACAAAGGTTATATCAGTACAGCTACCATCAATCTTTTAAACGGCCTCATTAATGTTTCCGAGGAGCTGGCCACCACCATGGAGAGCATTAAGACCACCTTTCTTGGCCTGGAATCGGAGGAATCCGGCAGTATTGATACCGATACGCTGAGTGAAGTCATGCAGAACCTTACAACCAAAAACACGAGCTACATCAGTCTGGACAGTGAAATCCAGACCACACTGTCCAGTGCCGGGGAGTATATTGCCGTTACCCCCTTGTCGACCGATACGGTGAACTCGGCCTACACACAGCTGAACACGGATGTCCAGCAGGTAGGTTTTGATTTGGAAACCTGCAATACAAGCGCCCTGGCATTGGCAGACGCCATGCTCACACGCTTAAGGGACCTAAAAACAAATATTGAGAATATCAGCGGACAATACCATGTGAATGGAGAGATCGATTATGATAAGCTGCCGAATATGGTGTCTGAAAAGTGGTACAAACACGAGGATGTCGATAATCTAGAGCGGTTCTATGAAGGGGATGCCTTTGCTTTTGCGGCAGGATCGGGTGCAGTAAGTGAAGATCAATGGGCTTACGGGCTGGCATCCGATGCCTATGCTTATGCCGGCTATCAGTTATTGGGCGGCTCTTATGAAGGTCAGGTCAGAGATGGTGTGGCATCTGGCAGTTTTAGCGGCTCCATGCTCTCAGCTAATGGGGCAATGCAGATTACTGAGTATCTTAACGCAAAAGGAAATCTAGATATTTTAGCTGTTTCGGGAAAAGTACAGGCTGGATTTTCGAAAGATTACATCGGTTTTTCGGCAGAAGGAAGTGTGGCTTACGCCAAAGCGTCGGGATCGGTGGTACTGGGAAATGATGACTTTAATCTTAAAGCAGATGCTTCAGCGCAGGTTCTGTCCGCAGACGGCTATGCTAAATGTGAGGCGGACAGCAACGGAAACTTTGCCTTTGGATTGGGAGGAGATGCTTCATTGGCCAGTGCGGAGGCATCAGTCGGAGGTACGTTTTTTAGTATACCAACGGATAGAGGGGATGAGCCCCTGTTTGGTGCTAAAGCAAGTGTTTCAGCGGGTGTTGAAGCCGGTGCGCACTTTCTTGTTGAAAGTAAAAATGTCATTGATGGTGATGGCATTAATCTTAATGCAACGCATATCAAGCTTGGCGGAAAGCTTGGTCTGGGGCTGGAGGTTGATCTGACCATTCCCACCATCTCGTTTGACTGGCCGTGGTAAGACGTGTACAATAGAATTACATAAAGAGAGGTATTTTATGAGCAGCAATGATGTGTTGGCTGTGATTGTTCCCCTTATTACAGGAGGAATAATCGCGTTGGCTATCTTTTTGGCAGCAGGCGTTTATCTTTTTCGAAGGACCAGTGAGAAAATCCGGCAGGAGGCAAGTGATAAGGGAATTACCGTTAAAATGTACTGTGAGGACTGCCGCAGCACCTTTGAAATGCCGGCTTCTGTGGTGCTGTCCTCCAGGTTCAGCCGTGCGCCCAGAAAACAATTGTTAGTAAAGAAGCCCTTTGTATCCACAAAAGGGATTCCAATGGCAGGATCAGTGGAACGGGCTGTGAAATACAAACATTATTATAAATGCCCGGTCTGCCATCTCAGAGCGTGGCTGAAAATTGTCGATCCGGATGAGTATTACAACCAGTTGCAGCCAATTTTTATTAAAAAAAATTTGATGATGTTTTGGCTGGTGCCCATCGGTTTTGGCTGTCTGATCGTTTTGGGTTTGGTCTACAAGCTGGTCTCCCTGTTTTTTTAAACGCATTATAAGAAAGAGGTAAAAATATGTCATTAGAAAGTTTACAGAATTCTCTGTATTCAAAGCAGAGTGAAATCAGCGCAGAACGCGCCAATTTAAGCAATTACCAGGCAAAAATCGCAGAGATTGACGCCATCTATCAAACGTTAAAAGGACAGAAAAAATCCATGAAGGAGCTTAAAAAAGATGTCAAATCCTTTGGTGAGCAAAGCTATCCTTACTGGCAGGGCAATGTTTTTAAAACTAAATATCAGGAAAAACTGGATTCCCAGATTATCGAAGGCGGATATGAGGCTGTGATTGGTGAAATTGATACGAATTTAGATGCCCTGAACACCGCGAAAACAGAATACGAGAATAAGGTTTTGGCTTCACAGGGGCTTATTGGTGTTTTGGCAGCTGGCATTAACAGTCTGATCAATGCCATCGAAAATTTTGTCAATTAGAAAGGAAAGAAAATGTCAATCAAAATTAGAGTACCAGAGATAAACAAAAAACAGCTTGAGAATCCTCAGATTAAAAATGAGCTGGAAGAAGTGCAGGATATTTTCAGAAAAGCAGATTTCCCCTTTGTGGCGGACACGGTCAATTTTGTTTTTTTAAAGGGCCAATACTACAATATCGAAAAAAAGATGATCATCATCGCTGTTTTTGTGAACAAAACTAAGGATGTCGTCAAAGGGATCAACGCGTCAATTCGATTGAAATTCAGAAAGCTGAACGCGGAAATCATGCCGATGTCCGTGGCTTTTCCAGAGGAATTTGTGGGACGGCTGGCGCCAGATGAAGGGCTTTTGTTTCATCTCAGTATTCCGGTAAAAGGATTGAAAGCGGACGCTGTTTTTGCTTCAAAAGATATTGCCGGGGGAATCGAAAATGTAATGCTCTTAAAATCGGAGGAGAAAGATAATGAAAAATAAAATTGGTAGATGGTTATTGCCGGCAGCACTGGCATTTGTACTGCTTGTCACGCTCACTGGATGCGGTAAAAAAGAAGCCGTAACCGCAGAAGCCTTTCAGTCTGCAATGGAAGGACAGGGCTATACAGTCACTGACCTGACAGACCAGGCAAAGAGCAGCGGTATTTCAAAAATACTGCTGGCCGAAAACAGCGAGAAGGATATCAATATCCGGCTGACAATAACCGAGTCGGATAGCATTGCGAAACAGCTGTATAAAGCCGATGTGGATGTCTATGAGTCGGCGGGTCCGCAGATCAAAACAACAGCAGATGTCGGCAATTATAATAACTTTAAAGCCAGCTTTAGTGGCGAGCAGGTATATGTCGTTGAATATCGGGTGGACAACACACTGATGTCGGGTGCCGGTGATCTGTCGAAAAAAGATCAGGTCGACGCTATCTACAGTGGATTTAATTATTGATTACAATTAAATAGGATAATAAGACCCAGGTGTTTTACAGGCTTCCTGGGTCTTTTTGATTTGGAAAGAAAATACCTGCGGTGTTTGTGCTCAAATAACTGCTGTTTGTGCGTACTTATTTTCTGAAAACATCCT
Encoded proteins:
- a CDS encoding T7SS effector LXG polymorphic toxin translates to MSRLINEEIATMEETIKTYKTTVQEACYEQFKNAFTLTQSNNFRGAAADSYKGYISTATINLLNGLINVSEELATTMESIKTTFLGLESEESGSIDTDTLSEVMQNLTTKNTSYISLDSEIQTTLSSAGEYIAVTPLSTDTVNSAYTQLNTDVQQVGFDLETCNTSALALADAMLTRLRDLKTNIENISGQYHVNGEIDYDKLPNMVSEKWYKHEDVDNLERFYEGDAFAFAAGSGAVSEDQWAYGLASDAYAYAGYQLLGGSYEGQVRDGVASGSFSGSMLSANGAMQITEYLNAKGNLDILAVSGKVQAGFSKDYIGFSAEGSVAYAKASGSVVLGNDDFNLKADASAQVLSADGYAKCEADSNGNFAFGLGGDASLASAEASVGGTFFSIPTDRGDEPLFGAKASVSAGVEAGAHFLVESKNVIDGDGINLNATHIKLGGKLGLGLEVDLTIPTISFDWPW
- a CDS encoding DUF5082 family protein → MSLESLQNSLYSKQSEISAERANLSNYQAKIAEIDAIYQTLKGQKKSMKELKKDVKSFGEQSYPYWQGNVFKTKYQEKLDSQIIEGGYEAVIGEIDTNLDALNTAKTEYENKVLASQGLIGVLAAGINSLINAIENFVN